In one window of Candidatus Omnitrophota bacterium DNA:
- a CDS encoding HNH endonuclease signature motif containing protein, whose amino-acid sequence MKKTVPLKLLAKLKKITSKRPRVVIEHILKHGFITTEELESKYGYSHPPRAARDVREQGVPLETFRVKGSSGRSIAAYKFGDLSKIINDKLGGRKVFSKDFKNELIVVGAGKCYICLEEFDERYLQIDHRIPYEISTDKDFSSRDVLNYMLLCGSCNRAKSWSCEHCENWKSKKQPFICKSCYWASPEEYTHIGEKHIRRLDLIWMDDDIRVYEGLKNKAKIAFEKLPKHVKEILRKHSENLNP is encoded by the coding sequence ATGAAGAAAACCGTCCCTCTTAAGCTGCTTGCGAAATTAAAGAAAATCACTTCCAAGCGTCCCCGCGTAGTTATCGAACACATCTTAAAGCATGGATTTATTACAACCGAAGAATTGGAGTCAAAATACGGCTATTCACACCCACCAAGAGCCGCCAGAGATGTTAGAGAACAAGGGGTCCCTTTAGAAACTTTCCGCGTAAAGGGCTCTTCGGGAAGAAGCATAGCTGCATACAAATTTGGCGATCTATCAAAAATTATCAATGATAAATTAGGTGGGAGAAAAGTATTCTCAAAAGATTTCAAGAACGAATTAATCGTTGTGGGTGCGGGGAAGTGTTACATTTGTTTGGAGGAATTCGATGAAAGGTATTTGCAAATTGATCACAGGATCCCATACGAAATTTCGACCGACAAGGATTTCTCCAGTCGCGATGTATTAAATTATATGTTGTTGTGTGGGTCTTGTAATAGGGCAAAATCATGGTCATGCGAACATTGCGAAAATTGGAAAAGTAAGAAACAACCGTTCATTTGCAAGAGTTGCTATTGGGCTTCGCCTGAGGAGTATACCCATATTGGGGAAAAACACATAAGGCGGTTGGATTTAATTTGGATGGATGATGATATAAGGGTGTACGAAGGATTGAAGAATAAAGCAAAAATTGCATTCGAAAAATTGCCCAAACATGTTAAAGAGATTTTAAGGAAGCATTCTGAAAATCTCAATCCATAG
- a CDS encoding DNA adenine methylase, translating into MKLFELTMKIPQPFPYQGSKRRIARKILSYFPEKSNFRLIEPFAGSAAISLAAATYNKATSFVINDANEPLINLWRTIVDQPQEISLKYKNLWNEQLEREHQYYNQIREKFNRTKRPEYLLYLMARCVKAAIRYNSFGEFNQSPDNRRRGMSPASMKENIFRSSYLLRGRVTFLSEDYKDVLNVATQNDLVYMDPPYQGVCCNRDQRYIRGVKFDEFVTMLENLNRKDVPFIVSYDGRTGDKLHGEKLPGHLQLTHLEINAGKSTQATLLGRQAITFESIYLSQALNNKIRESNFAREEQLELAGSFQ; encoded by the coding sequence ATGAAACTATTCGAGTTAACTATGAAAATTCCACAACCATTCCCATATCAAGGTAGCAAAAGAAGAATAGCAAGAAAAATTCTATCGTATTTTCCTGAGAAATCCAATTTTCGTCTTATTGAGCCATTTGCGGGGTCCGCTGCAATTTCTTTAGCCGCTGCTACTTACAACAAGGCAACGAGTTTTGTAATTAATGATGCTAATGAGCCTTTAATTAATCTATGGAGAACTATTGTTGATCAACCTCAAGAGATAAGTTTAAAATATAAAAATCTCTGGAATGAGCAACTTGAAAGAGAACATCAATATTATAATCAAATTCGTGAAAAGTTTAACAGAACAAAGCGCCCTGAGTATTTGTTGTATCTTATGGCGAGATGCGTAAAAGCCGCCATCAGATACAATTCATTTGGAGAATTTAACCAAAGCCCAGATAATCGCAGGAGAGGTATGAGCCCGGCAAGTATGAAAGAAAATATCTTTCGTTCGTCATATTTGTTGCGGGGACGAGTTACATTCCTGTCAGAAGATTATAAAGATGTGTTAAACGTAGCCACACAGAATGACCTGGTCTATATGGACCCGCCTTATCAAGGAGTTTGTTGTAATCGAGATCAAAGATATATCCGGGGGGTTAAATTTGATGAGTTTGTAACAATGTTAGAGAATTTAAACAGAAAAGATGTCCCATTCATTGTCAGTTATGATGGTAGAACGGGAGACAAGCTTCACGGAGAGAAGCTGCCAGGACATTTGCAATTAACTCATTTAGAGATCAATGCAGGCAAATCAACTCAAGCAACTCTATTGGGTAGGCAAGCCATTACTTTTGAATCCATTTATTTGTCGCAGGCCTTAAATAATAAGATCCGGGAATCTAATTTTGCTCGGGAAGAACAGCTGGAGTTAGCTGGAAGTTTCCAATGA